Proteins from a single region of Chanodichthys erythropterus isolate Z2021 chromosome 13, ASM2448905v1, whole genome shotgun sequence:
- the LOC137033566 gene encoding mediator of RNA polymerase II transcription subunit 13-like isoform X7: protein MVYPEALVLVAQSDAPVQGSVRDPSSCGTPLTPPGSPGQSCSGDAGYQTTVCMSNQENVPNSSPKHSGRKLMNQMLHEACRECYVDPLQRNSGVWGFSSPRERVSCSCYRVKQQQMNGTTASAGSIPPPSTQKHKAVEKPDKLEKGPKRVSQTPFHHRVSADPRLSSGPELVLMPLDAPLSDCKYSKPPSATRKAPESLVHSPVSPLPPTLSPHPRDHEAPVGLSDCLEGPSGLTRVEASESMRYRAPLGTKDTTREWWRSYKIPTTDKMEFRPLDLCCNLEENLPENDGAALKRLFTQMQKRLKISEEHVRKDIPTPAGAEDPTDDPYDFKEGDIEYSFPATKKLKGLSRDPNRKSKAEEVNGNSVVPEGKDAMSIFSSSPHSGESNPDESDDTVNPPLTREKDLIVLISHLENIFGEEDELASTFPNQQSSRTGAVTVEERPLGVEGRAAAPYPSTVAELQRMFPTPPSLEQHAAFSPIMTYRDTPSHEPVGPSVGQDQSGSSQSNNQLADFKMEVEEDMTSTKAEDLLIGCSMYAPLRSLPSQCLPALKIPEHCYYRSSWADMTKMEQYCLTSQNPFGISGALLEQDYTPMATGTAAGVLPSPATSRFSVPTPRTPRGGQGCVRQDGTELSSPASTPSTSVPLSSVELSVSGALLPEAHSLYVILLLSDSVLNIFKDRNFDSCCICACNMNVKGADVGVYIPDSTCEDQYRCMCGFSAIVNRKLAHGAGLFLEDELDIFGRGSEVGRAAERRLALCRRDPPGGRVQEQQTPSAVISLLQEQCSQPIMSLTSLHRSPGCSCHGRQGALLQSWAMDRLWADSSDACVECYNALVQGLQYVDNAAGGKVEQATVRSSALHVWPQTNVLDISKLSSQDVVRMLLSLQPFLQDAIQKKRTGRSWENIQHVQGPLTWQQFHKMAGRGSYGSEESPEPLPIPSVLLGYDRDFLSLSPLALPFWEKFLLEPYGGQRDVAFLVLCPNSDALLSGTKAFFQDLSAVYEACRLGKHRPLALVSRDGIVPVGSVECEEETDDQWFSGLCAGQHQKENLNKLKLYTHTCRHTLVPQLSALTLDSSLLLPPKPPPASVPLAPPASTQQPAAADGDGHSGNTPNPTCGTTSQSISTEAGQGVTGDSNTTPSAESAESSAERERIGIPTEAESADSHAHPPVIVLYVLDSFLCSGAGLGDEEGGDSMDAGSTWLLALLRCYTDMLSELPESIRPALVLQVLPCQYLLQPASGDSPVYLQQLRSLAFSTYSQSRRLLPTQTHIRSLTGFGPAATVQSALRSPESPGAVRLYSPPFILAPTRSKPSEAGDVCSDASSRCNVLFVGYCLSHDQRWILVSCTDQQGELLETCVINIDVPNRARRPKFSPRKIGLQKLWEWCVGIIQMTSLPWRIVIGRLGRLGHGELKDWSVLLGEHSLHSIGRQLREACRMCGLSAADSPSILSACLVSMEPQGSFVVMPDAVTMGSVFGRSTALNLQTSQLNTPQDASCTHILVFPTSSTTQVAPSTYPTEDNPDDMFGLPFPDELESDIGHDDMMLLTGTLHPSPSVSPVPSPGSPSTGSHFHHTRSQSERLLSRDAPEELKQQPLALGYYVSTAPADGLPNWFWASCPQAQHQCPLFLKASLHHHISIAQTDDLVSLRIHPLDSKTTSDVLRFVLEQYNALSWLTCDPTAQDRRSCLPVHFTVLTQMYNVILKLL, encoded by the exons GAGATGCTGGCTATCAGACGACCGTCTGTATGTCTAATCAAGAGAATGTCCCAAACTCCAGCCCAAAGCATTCTGGGAGGAAGCTCATGAATCAGATGCTCCATGAGGCCTGTAGGGAATGTTATGTCGATCCACTTCAGCGCAA CAGCGGCGTCTGGGGCTTTTCCAGCCCGAGAGAGAGAGTTTCCTGCAGCTGCTACAG GGTGAAGCAGCAGCAGATGAACGGCACAACCGCGTCCGCCGGCTCCATCCCACCACCGTCCACCCAAAAACACAAAGCAGTTGAAAAGCCTGACAAACTCGAGAAGGGCCCCAAACGTGTGTCTCAGACGCCTTTCCATCACCGTGTGTCTGCGGATCCGCGGCTCTCCTCCGGGCCTGAGCTCGTCCTGATGCCTCTGGATGCTCCCTTATCAGACTGCAAATACTCCAAACCGCCGTCTGCCACTAGAAAAGCCCCAGAATCACTCGTTCATTCTCCCGTATCACCACTGCCGCCCACACTGAGCCCCCATCCACGGGACCACGAGGCCCCTGTGGGCCTCTCCGACTGTCTGGAGGGGCCATCAGGACTCACGCGTGTGGAGGCGAGTGAGAGCATGCGGTACAGGGCGCCTCTGGGCACAAAGGACACCACCAGGGAATGGTGGCGAAGCTACAAGATTCCCACAACAGACAAGATGGAATTTAGACCTCTGGATCTTTGCTGCAACTTAGAGGAGAATCTGCCAGAGAATGACGGAGCCGCTCTCAAGAG GCTGTTCACTCAGATGCAGAAGAGATTGAAGATCTCAGAGGAGCACGTGAGGAAGGACATACCGACACCGGCTGGAGCGGAAGATCCCACTGATGATCCGTATGACTTTAAAGAGGGAGACATTGAGTACAGCTTCCCTGCCACCAAAAAGCTGAAAGGACTGAGCCGAGACCCCAACCGCAAATCTAAG GCAGAGGAGGTGAACGGGAACAGCGTGGTTCCTGAGGGGAAAGATGCCATGTCCATCTTTAGTTCATCCCCACATTCAG GAGAATCAAATCCAGATGAATCAGATGACACAGTGAATCCTCCCTTGACCAGAGAGAAGGATCTCATTGTGCTCATCTCTCACCTGGAGAATATCTTTGGGGAGGAGGATGAACTAGCG AGCACATTTCCGAACCAGCAGTCATCCAGGACTGGGGCTGTCACAGTGGAGGAGCGCCCACTAGGAGTCGAGGGGAGAGCTGCAGCACCGTACCCCTCAA CAGTAGCAGAGCTCCAGCGCATGTTCCCCACACCTCCGTCTCTAGAGCAGCACGCAGCCTTCTCTCCCATCATGACGTACCGCGACACACCCAGCCACGAGCCGGTCGGCCCCTCAGTGGGTCAGGATCAATCCGGCAGCTCTCAGTCCAACAACCAGCTCGCTGACTTCAAGATGGAAGTAGAGGAAGACATGACCAGCACCAAAGCTGAGGat CTGCTGATTGGTTGCTCCATGTACGCCCCACTGCGTTCCTTACCCAGCCAGTGTTTGCCTGCTCTTAAAATCCCAGAGCACTGCTACTACAGATCGTCCTGGGCAGATATGACCAAGATGGAACAGTACTGCCTGACCTCTCAAAATCCTTTCGGCAT CAGTGGTGCTCTTCTGGAGCAGGACTACACTCCCATGGCCACTGGCACAGCCGCAGGTGTCCTGCCTTCCCCGGCCACCTCTCGCTTCTCTGTGCCGACCCCTCGTACCCCCCGCGGCGGCCAGGGCTGCGTCAGACAGGACGGCACTGAGCTCAGCTCACCAGCGTCAACTCCCTCCACCAGCGTTCCGCTCAGCTCGGTCGAACTGTCTGTATCGGGAGCGCTGCTGCCCGAGGCGCACAGTCTCTACGTTATTCTGCTGCTGTCCGACTCAGTCCTGAATATTTTCAAAGACCGCAACTTTGACAGCTGCTGCATATGTGCCTGTAACATGAATGTTAAAGGGGCGGATGTTGGTGTCTATATCCCAGACTCCACCTGTGAGGACCAGTATCGCTGCATGTGCGGCTTCAGTGCGATCGTAAACCGAAAGCTGGCACACGGGGCGGGCCTCTTTCTGGAGGATGAGCTGGACATATTTGGCCGTGGCTCTGAGGTGGGCCGAGCGGCAGAGAGGAGACTGGCACTGTGCCGGCGAGACCCTCCTGGCGGAAGAGTTCAGGAACAACAGACGCCCTCCGCAGTAATTTCTCTGCTACAGGAGCAGTGCTCTCAGCCAATCATGTCCCTGACATCCCTGCACAGATCACCCGGCTGTTCCTGTCACGGCCGCCAGGGGGCGCTGTTGCAGAGCTGGGCAATGGACAGGCTGTGGGCGGACAGCAGTGATGCATGTGTCGAGTGTTATAATGCGCTGGTGCAGGGACTGCAGTATGTGGACAATGCAGCTGGAGGGAAGGTGGAACAAGCTACAGTGAGGAGTAGTGCACTGCACGTCTGGCCACAGACCAACG TGTTGGACATCAGCAAACTGTCCTCTCAAGATGTGGTGCGGATGCTGCTGTCTCTCCAGCCATTCCTGCAGGATGCGATCCAGAAGAAGAGGACGGGCCGGAGCTGGGAGAACATCCAGCATGTTCAGGGTCCTCTCACATGGCAGCAGTTCCACAAGATGGCTGGACGAGGTTCATATG GTTCTGAGGAATCCCCAGAGCCGCTGCCGATCCCCAGCGTGCTACTGGGATATGATAGAGattttctttctctgtctccACTTGCTCTTCCCTTTTGGGAGAAGTTTCTCCTCGAGCCGTACGGAGGTCAGAGGGATGTGGCCTTCCTGGTACTGTGTCCCAATAGTGATGCCCTGCTCAGTGGTACCAAAGCTTTCTTCCAAGATCTCAGCGCTGTCTATGAG GCGTGCCGGCTGGGGAAGCACCGTCCGCTGGCGCTGGTGTCCAGAGACGGGATTGTCCCAGTGGGATCAGTGGAGTGTGAGGAGGAGACAGATGATCAGTGGTTCTCAGGGCTCTGCGCTGGACAACATCAGAAGGAAAATCTCAACAAACTCAAACtctacacacacacctgcagacACACACTTG TGCCTCAGCTCTCTGCCCTGACGCTGGACAGCAGCCTCCTCCTGCCCCCAAAGCCTCCACCTGCTTCTGTTCCTCTTGCCCCGCCAGCATCCACCCAACAGCCTGCTGCCGCTGATGGAGACGGACACTCAGGAAACACCCCTAACCCTACGTGCGGTACCACATCCCAGTCCATCAGCACAGAAGCAGGACAGGGGGTTACGGGCGACTCAAACACCACACCATCAGCAGAGAGCGCTGAAAG CTCAGCAGAGAGGGAACGGATTGGCATTCCTACAGAGGCGGAGTCAGCAGACAGCCACGCCCACCCACCCGTGATTGTGCTTTATGTGTTGGATTCCTTCCTGTGTTCGGGGGCGGGGTTAGGGGACGAAGAGGGCGGGGACAGCATGGATGCGGGCAGCACGTGGCTTTTAGCACTGCTGCGCTGCTACACGGACATGCTGAGCGAGCTGCCAGAGAGCATTCGGCCGGCGCTGGTGCTGCAG GTGTTGCCGTGTCAGTATCTGTTGCAGCCAGCCAGCGGAGACAGTCCTGTGTACCTGCAGCAGCTGCGATCGCTGGCCTTCTCCACATACTCACAAAGTCGCCGCCTGTTACCCACACAGACGCACATCAGGTCCCTCACTGGATTCGGCCCCGCGGCCACTGTACAGTCAGCGCTTAGGAGCCCAGAG AGTCCCGGTGCCGTGCGTCTGTATTCCCCTCCTTTCATCCTGGCTCCGACGCGCAGCAAACCGTCTGAGGCGGGTGACGTATGTTCAGACGCTTCTTCACGCTGTAATGTGTTGTTTGTGGGATACTGTCTGTCACATGACCAGCGCTGGATCCTGGTGTCCTGCACGGACCAGCAGGGGGAGCTGCTGGAGACCTGCGTCATCAACATCGATGTGCCCAACAG AGCTCGGCGGCCAAAGTTCTCTCCTCGGAAAATTGGCCTCCAAAAGTTATGGGAATGGTGCGTAGGCATTATTCAGATGACCTCACTGCCGTGGAGGATCGTGATTGGTCGTTTAGGAAGACTGGGCCACGGGGAACTGAAAG actgGAGTGTGCTGCTGGGCGAGCATTCGCTGCATTCGATTGGCCGTCAGCTGCGGGAGGCATGTCGTATGTGTGGTTTGTCCGCTGCTGATTCGCCCTCCATTCTCAGTGCCTGCCTGGTTTCCATGGAGCCACAGGGATCTTTTGTGGTGATGCCAG ACGCAGTGACGATGGGCTCAGTGTTTGGCCGCAGCACCGCTCTAAACCTGCAGACATCTCAGCTCAACACTCCTCAGGACGCGTCCTGTACACACATCCTGGTGTTTCCCACCTCATCCACCACACAGGTGGCGCCGAGCACCTACCCGACTGAAGACAACCCCG ATGACATGTTCGGTTTGCCCTTCCCCGATGAGCTGGAGAGTGACATAGGCCACGATGACATGATGCTGCTCACAGGAACGCTGCACCCGTCGCCCAGCGTGTCCCCCGTCCCGTCCCCAGGGTCCCCGAGCACCGGCTCTCACTTCCATCACACACGG AGTCAGAGTGAGCGTCTGTTGTCCCGGGACGCTCCAGAGGAGCTGAAGCAGCAGCCGCTGGCTCTGGGATACTACGTGTCCACGGCTCCGGCTGACGGGCTGCCGAACTGGTTCTGGGCCTCCTGCCCGCAAGCGCAGCATCAGTGTCCGCTCTTCCTTAAG GCGTCTCTGCATCATCACATCTCCATCGCTCAGACGGATGATCTGGTGTCTCTGCGGATTCACCCACTGGACTCCAAAACCACTTCAGACGTGCTCAG GTTTGTTCTGGAGCAGTATAACGCTCTGTCCTGGCTCACCTGTGATCCCACCGCACAAGACCGGCGTTCCTGCCTTCCCGTTCATTTCACCGTCCTCACGCAGATGTACAACGTCATCCTGAAACTCCTGTAG